GAACATAAAtctaaatacatttgttttgcatttgtaaTCAGAATCTGATAACCACTCGGCGCAGATCTGTATTCTCTGTCTCACCTCTTGCTCACCCCAAATGTAAGCGTACCACACTGTCTAAAAGACTTGAGCCTTTTACTGCATctacagtgtgtttgggatccctgtcatgctgaaaaacaaagtggTTAGCCAATTAGACCCTCTCCAATTGGTTGTGCATGGCGGATGATAATCTGAACCCTCTTTTCTGTGTTCCATCAATTTTAACATGGTCCCCTGCACCACAGGCTGAAACTGAGAccccactgtgttttacagatagctgtaaacactcactgttgtacctctgtCATTATGTTTTCTACATACTGACAAATGATGAACCAAAAATTCCAAATTTGGATTCCTCACTCCGTGAGACCGTTGGATGCTGATTTTTagtctagtttgtttttgtttaatttggcacacctcagccctttctccctgtttcttttccttaagagtacattttttgacagccacccttccactcgGATCACATCTGATGAAGTTTCAGAGAACAGTAGATGAATCTTAGTGACATTACTTCTTTTAGACCTGCCACTActtcttttgtcttccacttGTCTAGAGTcctcaaatcacaacaaacttCCATGTACGTATGAGAAACAGTTGGTTGTAGTGAATGATGGTGATCCTTGGTGGTGCTTGTTTCATACCTGAAATCAAAATGGTAGTTGGTGTTGaggtttaagttttttttttgttttttttttttttaatgtttcgtatacatatattttagtacgattaaaaataaaaaatggaagCCTAACTCGTCTTTCAACCTCATCTATTGAAAACATTACAATTTTCATaaaatttactttattttggaCTACAGCTCCATAGGACCCAATTCATTCTGATGAGTGCCTCTGAAACTGGGGATTCAGAGATGAGTTCTTCAGTATTTAGAAGTTCTTTGAAGATATTTTGATTTTGCCCATTTTATATGTGCAGTATACTGTATGGTGGTAAAATCTACGTACTTTGCTAACCAACTTTGTTGGCTTTGACACAGCTCATTTACATGTTCTTAAATACTGATTAAAATATTGAAGCTTGACTGTCCTTGCATCTAGTATTCTTGTTGtggaaatgtaaaatgtaaattagtTAATAAATAACATCTTAGATCATGATTGAAATGATATGCTGTGCGATGTATTACATGAGTAATGATTTAATGACTCTATAAAGACATGCAGAACTTCTTGATGCTCACAACTTGTAATCGACCAGTCATTAGCCCAGGAGCATGCCCTGGGTAATCCATGTTTCTTACTCTAATAATGACCATAATTTATAATgtgaactgctttttttttttttttttttttttttattcaatagAATATGAAACTAGCCTCTAAAGTTCTGAaggaagtgtttactgaggtcacagagaAAGGAAGCCAAGGGTTATTTACCCACAGTGTTCACCCAGGTCTTTCTGCACAAATAGTCCTCCATGTTAAAACACTATATCACCAAGATTTACAAAATAGActtgatttttttattcaaaatgatTCAAGTGAGGGACTGAACTGATAAACCCAGCatgaaagtgtttacagaggttaAGACAGAGCCACTTCCCACTAGACTTCAACAGAACCAGAAGTTTTTCTTACAACCACATCTATTGCCATCTGGTGGCCGTCAGATAGAATACAGGTTTAAGGGACTTCTGCATTGGCTTCCCCAATCTTCAGTTAACGTTATTCCAGGTAGTAAAGTTGTAAAAGTTGTTTAACTATATACAATGCAATACTCGTATAcaatacacacataaaacaatTCAAGttcacaaaccaaaaaaacaaacaaacaatgtagAGCCATTCAAGCATCACTAGCAAAACAAACCAATACATTTTTTGTACttaaaaacacagctgcagcttGTTTATAGATACGAGTTGAGGAGGCACACCAAATGAAAATTCTGACTTGGATCTGTCATGATGAGCCTGCTCTATCCatgtatgtttttactgcatctgcagtgtgtttgggatcccTTCAGtgttccatcaattttgacatgGTCCCCTACACCACAGGCCGAAACAGAGAGCCAAACcacgacagagcctccactgtgttttacagatacaACTCACTATTGTATCTCTGTcattatgtttatatatatatatatatatatatatatatatatatatagtgacaTAGAAACATTTGTGCATAAACTACCTAAAGCTATATCGTACAATCAAGACATTCTTAATATTATGATATTAGGATATCAGGATATACACGAAGccaatttgatttaaaaaaaaaaagtagctcaACGGAAACGACTTTCATCTCCGACGCTCATTGATGACGCCATTCACACGAGACGGCCATCGAGATCCAAACAAACATCTTTAGCTGAATGTGGCTAGCCAAATGTTACCATGAACAGCTTTGAGGAATAGCTTAGTAGTATTTGGAGTTGACAATGATTTCGGTCAGCTATATTCTGATGTGCGGACAGTTCCTGCTGCTATTAACGGCCATATTGTTACAATGTTTGGAAGGAATCCACTCGCAAAATTCGACGACAACGGAGACTCCTGCTTCTTCTCCCGGTCCGGTTTCTACTTTGCTCCCCTCCAGCGAACCGCCCGACAGTGCAAACTATACGGATCTCGAGTACAAACCTCCGTCACCCGTTGTCCTCTGCAGTTATCTGTAAGTAACTCAGGTGCTGTTAACTGGAAGTAGCtattagcatgttagcattgGGCAATGCTAACTCTAAACTGACACAGGACTACGTTTATAAATATGTCAATTCATACCTACTTACGCACCAGTAACACTGAACTGGAAGCACCGCATTTCCCACCCCAAACTTATTTTTGGTTAGAAAAACATTTGTTCATAGATTACAATATAATATCTTCAAAACTCGGGCTGTCTTTACACATTTCAGTTTGGCTTGACTACACACCGTAGTTTCTTTGAACTATACCTCTGTgtcttttgctttctttctaaaTTCAATGTGTGGTGAAGACCGGAGGAATTCATCTACTGTCAAGACCCTGTGGATCACGCGGGCAACTACACTGCCTATCAGGAGATGGAACATGTTGGTTGCATCGGGGTAGGTATTGTTGGTGTTTAGGACATTGTACTGTTAGTTAGTGTTGAGTAATCGAGAACATGTCTGACTTTGCGCCTTTTATCTCTACCTAGTGGGGTGGCCAGACCCAAAAAGAGGTGAACCACACACGGGTTTTCTGCACTGCACTCGATGATATAGAATGTGCCGGACCCAGAGAGTTCCTCAGAGAGAATGTACCCTGCATCAAGTAAGAGATGCCACACTGGATAAACAGCTGTTACCTCATATAAAACCATCTTAAGTTCTCTGGGTTCATTTTAGAGTGGATCTGCatcatatttaaatgttcaaacATTGCCTCTGTTTCCATATGCATCCAAAATATGTAGAACAAACAGATTGTTGTTCAGTGAATGTAAACATGAATCAGCTGCTTTGCTCAGTATTTCCATTACACCAGAACACATGAATCACTTGGGCTTTGATTTACAGTATGTATGTTGAAAAGAATGTCTGTCCAGGTTTTTAgttatccaggtcatggtagtcttGAGAACTTGAAAAACGAAGGCCGCTGCACTTCAGGTTTATGAAGagttttcacctctcatccaacaGGCTTCTTCAGATCTAAAACAACAAGCTGAGTGGGCCAGCTACTTAActcttacggtgtgttcacaccgaacgcgatggacgcgaataaaacgccccaaacgcccctaatttgacgcgtgtacattcgcgtctcaacgcgtgtccaagaaaaatccattttgacgcgcgtgaaccggaaatgtgggaggaatgtgGGAGGGAGTTGTGCCAGACCGGTAtttttgcaagatggcagctatcgagctagcgcttgaagagagagtctcccttctctatgtactgtggagagcagagtaGCGGCGTAAAGGACatcctcgccgtacctgggtccatcaggtcctccagaggcatgagcagtttggtgagtttcaccacttgctccaggagctgcgcctggatgacggccgattccagcgctatcaccgtcattcactcggccagtttgaggacctgctttccctcatcggtcccagcatcgcccgcctagacaccaactacaggcgctcaatcccacctgcagagcgcctgtccgtctgcctgaggttagtaaaactatttaatacggtagtcctttattgatatctgtgctaatatgctaatccatccagttatacactgctaacatggatgtgctatgctaacagtgaatgctgtcggtgtttactgaaagcaaactgtggtacagagacgactctttataatatttctagtgatactcagaagctctcatcaagccccgatttaattcgatttatgctgttatcagtgtttgcatgatagcatggctgtggtgtcacatcaatgtatgcgctcggtgtttgctgatatcaaactagagcattaggaccactgagttaacctttgtagtgatactcactcctttttatttagacctggtttaattctgggatagttgaatatttgtatataatccctgcagctgtcagactctatagcaggggtcacagcctttattaaaacagagttagataaaactgaacagtttggttcatctctagttacatggttctatcttgataaaCTAGgtcttatcacagattaatttttcaaaaatattaatgatttaagcaaggaaagggctacatgtcaacatacaactctttatttctattaatgtctcacttcattcctacctgattgacatgtttaggaattatgagtgattggctcactgtagttgtgaaagttgctaccaatcaaattatgatatgttaaagttaaaacaaaacacaactgttttagatattatctaatatacattttgtaattatccttataattacaaaatgttttatgtaagattcatgttttgtgatttatatctgacatcacaaaagtattttggaatttgaataatgtattttgtaactgcagtacacataatactgattttgaacaattttgtccaggttccttgtcaccggggactccttcaggaccatcgcgttcagtttcagagtcggtgtgtccacggtgagccagatcaccccccaggcagcgacgtccatctgggactgtctagtggacgacttcatggctgtgccttcacctggagactggcggtccatcacagagggattccaggagcgctggaactttcctctgtgctgtgcagctctggatgggaagcacgtccagacaaaggcaccccatatatcatataggagacacacacattgatatacactaaatattcatttcatttcttttttgtggtgcccacatttatgcacctgcttgattttgtttaaacaattattgcacactttctgtaaatccagtaaacttcttttcacttctcaaatatcactgtgtgtgtctcctgtatgatatttaactgacattttttattgtaacaaccaacgatttatacaggaaaataatgtctattaacaaggttgcccaaacttctgcatcccactgtatcagtatattttgtcattagtataatatgaaataaattctacatgtgtcaagttgtgtgccaacatttgctgtgtagtagaactgagacattagttattataaaaatttatttgaaataatattaaaagtctcaaacagaaaaacattaaacataaatatataaaatataagaatttacagagagacaggaataaaaaggaccagctgctctccagagcaggaacaaggctgaggaggaaatgctccattggagactggtgtggcctcttcagggactccaggatggccagctccaccgccgatggaccgtcctgggacccgtccctcatctgcctcggagccgtcctcctctgtgggcctgtaaaacagcacaaaacacaaagaaatgagaaggctgctactagattttaatttcaacattgaaaaaaaaaaaaaaacaataacaggatataatcagattggttgtagatatttagtaaaggtgatcacaagggaatcccaccgactaaaaaggtatcagtgcttgctgtacatatctgtgggtgcagcagcaggagctcagggactggggatgCTCTGTTGCAGAATCAGTTCgttctatcaatacagtattaaatgttaacaggttggatataataatcgtagagtagacagtggtccctcatttattgcaggggttctcagaataactagcccctggcCACGCACTTTATACACTGTTTTCCCCACACTCATGAACattggtcacagttctcacaattgattctcaaagtgcaaacctttgtggattgcaaaacgtaaaagtattattatgccgcggtttgtcttcatctgcccgccactttcgtgcgcctttttccctcacggtgcaggtgtctatttccgaatgaggctcatagttatgggtgtttttgtgctgttttttctattggacgcgatggttatcaaaaccaaacgtgataaatttggcaagcgcaggagat
This genomic stretch from Astatotilapia calliptera chromosome 12, fAstCal1.2, whole genome shotgun sequence harbors:
- the tm2d2 gene encoding TM2 domain-containing protein 2, giving the protein MISVSYILMCGQFLLLLTAILLQCLEGIHSQNSTTTETPASSPGPVSTLLPSSEPPDSANYTDLEYKPPSPVVLCSYLPEEFIYCQDPVDHAGNYTAYQEMEHVGCIGWGGQTQKEVNHTRVFCTALDDIECAGPREFLRENVPCIKYTGHYFITTLLYSFFLGCFGVDRFCLGHTGTAVGKLLTLGGLGIWWFVDLILLITGGLMPSDYSNWCTYY